The Solanum pennellii chromosome 11, SPENNV200 genome contains a region encoding:
- the LOC107004948 gene encoding cytochrome P450 97B2, chloroplastic-like isoform X3, giving the protein MATGFCSTNTCLVLNRRSDSIFRHFPSSNPTSWSTQKRSSIRCQSTGTDEPKTKMNLFDNASNLLTNLLSGGRIGSMPIAEGAVTDLFDRPLFFSLYDWFLKYGSVYELAFGPKAFVVVSDPIVARHILRENAFSYDKGVLAEILEPIMGKGLIPADLDTWKQRRRIIAPGFHSSYLEAMAKVFTECADRTMLKFDKLIEQEESGGGKLIELDLETEFSNLALDIIGLGVFNYDFGSITKESPVIKAVYGTLFEAEHRSTFYIPYWNIPLARWIVPRQRKFQSDLKVINDCLDGLIKNAKETRQETDVEKLQQRDYLNLKDASLLRFLVDMRGVDVDDRQLRDDLMTMLIAGHETTAAVLTWAVFLLAQHPVKMKKAQSEIDAVLGQGRTTFESLKKLEYLRLIVVESLRLYPQPPLLIRRSLTSDILPGGYNGDKNGYEIPAGTDVFLSVYNLHRSPYFWDKPNEFEPERFLVQKESQGIEGWGGFDPSRSPGALYPNEIISDFAFLPFGGGPRKCVGDQFALMESTIALAMLLQKFDVELKGSPEDVELVTGATIHTKTGLWCKLKKSSNI; this is encoded by the exons ATGGCAACTGGGTTTTGTAGCACCAACACCTGTCTTGTGTTGAATCGACGGAGTGACTCAATTTTCCGCcacttcccttcttctaatccaACTTCCTGGTCTACCCAAAAAAGATCTTCAATCAG ATGTCAGTCCACAGGCACAGATGAACCAAAAACAAAGATGAATTTATTTGATAATGCTAGCAACCTCCTCACTAATCTGTTGAGTGGTGGGAGAATTGGGTCAATGCCTATTGCAGAAGGGGCAGTGACTGACCTTTTCGACCGCCCACTTTTTTTCTCATTGTATGATTGGTTCCTAAAG TATGGATCAGTCTATGAACTTGCTTTTGGACCAAAGGCATTTGTTGTTGTATCAGATCCCATTGTTGCTCGGCATATTCTTCGTGAGAATGCATTTTCTTATGACAAG GGGGTCCTTGCTGAAATCTTGGAACCAATCATGGGAAAAGGGCTGATACCTGCTGACCTTGATACTTGGAAACAGAGAAGAAGAA TTATTGCCCCTGGATTCCACTCATCATACCTAGAAGCTATGGCTAAAGTATTCACTGAATGTGCTGATAGAACAATGTTGAAATTTGATAAGCTTATTGAACAAGAAGAGTCAGGAGGAGGGAAGCTAATTGAGTTGGATCTCGAGACAGAATTCTCAAATTTAGCACTAGATATTATTGGGCTTGGTGTTTTCAATTATGACTTCGGTTCCATCACAAAAGAGTCTCCAGTTATTAAG GCTGTGTATGGTACACTTTTTGAAGCTGAGCATCGTTCTACTTTCTACATCCCCTATTGGAATATCCCTTTGGCAAGATGGATAGTTCCTCGGCAGCGGAAGTTCCAAAGTGATCTGAAGGTCATTAATGATTGCCTTGATGGACTtataaaaaatgcaaaagagaCCAGGCAG GAAACAGATGTTGAGAAACTACAGCAAAGAGACTACTTAAATCTTAAG GATGCAAGTCTTTTGCGGTTTTTAGTTGATATGAGGGGTGTTGATGTCGATGATCGTCAG CTAAGAGATGACTTGATGACGATGCTGATTGCTGGACATGAAACAACTGCTGCCGTTCTTACGTGGGCTGTTTTCCtccttgcacaa CATCCAGTCAAAATGAAGAAAGCGCAGTCAGAGATTGATGCAGTGCTTGGTCAGGGAAGGACGACCTTCGAGTCTCTTAAAAAATTAGA ATATTTGCGACTTATTGTTGTGGAGTCATTGCGCTTGTATCCACAACCTCCATTGCTTATCAGACGTTCCCTTACATCAGATATACTACCAG GGGGCTATAATGGTGACAAGAATGGATACGAAATTCCAGCTGGCACTGATGTTTTTCTATCT GTATATAATCTTCATAGGTCACCATATTTCTGGGACAAACCTAATGAATTTGAACCCGAGAGGTTCCTAGTACAAAAGGAAAGTCAAGGCATTGAAGGCTGGGGAGGTTTTGATCCATCTAGAAGTCCTGGAGCATTATATCCAAATGAG ATTATATCAGACTTTGCTTTCTTGCCTTTTGGTGGGGGACCAAGAAAATGTGTCGGTGATCAATTTGCACTAATGGAGTCAACAATAGCATTGGCAATGTTGTTGCAAAAGTTTGATGTGGAACTGAAAGGGTCTCCTGAGGATGTAGAACTCGTTACGGGGGCAACTATTCACACGAAAACTGGCTTGTGGTGTAAATTAAAGAagagttcaaatatttga
- the LOC107004948 gene encoding cytochrome P450 97B2, chloroplastic-like isoform X4, with translation MATGFCSTNTCLVLNRRSDSIFRHFPSSNPTSWSTQKRSSISVFWLKFRTMKCRCQSTGTDEPKTKMNLFDNASNLLTNLLSGGRIGSMPIAEGAVTDLFDRPLFFSLYDWFLKYGSVYELAFGPKAFVVVSDPIVARHILRENAFSYDKAVYGTLFEAEHRSTFYIPYWNIPLARWIVPRQRKFQSDLKVINDCLDGLIKNAKETRQETDVEKLQQRDYLNLKDASLLRFLVDMRGVDVDDRQLRDDLMTMLIAGHETTAAVLTWAVFLLAQHPVKMKKAQSEIDAVLGQGRTTFESLKKLEYLRLIVVESLRLYPQPPLLIRRSLTSDILPGGYNGDKNGYEIPAGTDVFLSVYNLHRSPYFWDKPNEFEPERFLVQKESQGIEGWGGFDPSRSPGALYPNEIISDFAFLPFGGGPRKCVGDQFALMESTIALAMLLQKFDVELKGSPEDVELVTGATIHTKTGLWCKLKKSSNI, from the exons ATGGCAACTGGGTTTTGTAGCACCAACACCTGTCTTGTGTTGAATCGACGGAGTGACTCAATTTTCCGCcacttcccttcttctaatccaACTTCCTGGTCTACCCAAAAAAGATCTTCAATCAG TGTTTTTTGGCTGAAATTCAGGACTATGAAATGCAGATGTCAGTCCACAGGCACAGATGAACCAAAAACAAAGATGAATTTATTTGATAATGCTAGCAACCTCCTCACTAATCTGTTGAGTGGTGGGAGAATTGGGTCAATGCCTATTGCAGAAGGGGCAGTGACTGACCTTTTCGACCGCCCACTTTTTTTCTCATTGTATGATTGGTTCCTAAAG TATGGATCAGTCTATGAACTTGCTTTTGGACCAAAGGCATTTGTTGTTGTATCAGATCCCATTGTTGCTCGGCATATTCTTCGTGAGAATGCATTTTCTTATGACAAG GCTGTGTATGGTACACTTTTTGAAGCTGAGCATCGTTCTACTTTCTACATCCCCTATTGGAATATCCCTTTGGCAAGATGGATAGTTCCTCGGCAGCGGAAGTTCCAAAGTGATCTGAAGGTCATTAATGATTGCCTTGATGGACTtataaaaaatgcaaaagagaCCAGGCAG GAAACAGATGTTGAGAAACTACAGCAAAGAGACTACTTAAATCTTAAG GATGCAAGTCTTTTGCGGTTTTTAGTTGATATGAGGGGTGTTGATGTCGATGATCGTCAG CTAAGAGATGACTTGATGACGATGCTGATTGCTGGACATGAAACAACTGCTGCCGTTCTTACGTGGGCTGTTTTCCtccttgcacaa CATCCAGTCAAAATGAAGAAAGCGCAGTCAGAGATTGATGCAGTGCTTGGTCAGGGAAGGACGACCTTCGAGTCTCTTAAAAAATTAGA ATATTTGCGACTTATTGTTGTGGAGTCATTGCGCTTGTATCCACAACCTCCATTGCTTATCAGACGTTCCCTTACATCAGATATACTACCAG GGGGCTATAATGGTGACAAGAATGGATACGAAATTCCAGCTGGCACTGATGTTTTTCTATCT GTATATAATCTTCATAGGTCACCATATTTCTGGGACAAACCTAATGAATTTGAACCCGAGAGGTTCCTAGTACAAAAGGAAAGTCAAGGCATTGAAGGCTGGGGAGGTTTTGATCCATCTAGAAGTCCTGGAGCATTATATCCAAATGAG ATTATATCAGACTTTGCTTTCTTGCCTTTTGGTGGGGGACCAAGAAAATGTGTCGGTGATCAATTTGCACTAATGGAGTCAACAATAGCATTGGCAATGTTGTTGCAAAAGTTTGATGTGGAACTGAAAGGGTCTCCTGAGGATGTAGAACTCGTTACGGGGGCAACTATTCACACGAAAACTGGCTTGTGGTGTAAATTAAAGAagagttcaaatatttga
- the LOC107004948 gene encoding cytochrome P450 97B2, chloroplastic-like isoform X1, whose protein sequence is MATGFCSTNTCLVLNRRSDSIFRHFPSSNPTSWSTQKRSSISVFWLKFRTMKCRCQSTGTDEPKTKMNLFDNASNLLTNLLSGGRIGSMPIAEGAVTDLFDRPLFFSLYDWFLKYGSVYELAFGPKAFVVVSDPIVARHILRENAFSYDKGVLAEILEPIMGKGLIPADLDTWKQRRRIIAPGFHSSYLEAMAKVFTECADRTMLKFDKLIEQEESGGGKLIELDLETEFSNLALDIIGLGVFNYDFGSITKESPVIKAVYGTLFEAEHRSTFYIPYWNIPLARWIVPRQRKFQSDLKVINDCLDGLIKNAKETRQETDVEKLQQRDYLNLKDASLLRFLVDMRGVDVDDRQLRDDLMTMLIAGHETTAAVLTWAVFLLAQHPVKMKKAQSEIDAVLGQGRTTFESLKKLEYLRLIVVESLRLYPQPPLLIRRSLTSDILPGGYNGDKNGYEIPAGTDVFLSVYNLHRSPYFWDKPNEFEPERFLVQKESQGIEGWGGFDPSRSPGALYPNEIISDFAFLPFGGGPRKCVGDQFALMESTIALAMLLQKFDVELKGSPEDVELVTGATIHTKTGLWCKLKKSSNI, encoded by the exons ATGGCAACTGGGTTTTGTAGCACCAACACCTGTCTTGTGTTGAATCGACGGAGTGACTCAATTTTCCGCcacttcccttcttctaatccaACTTCCTGGTCTACCCAAAAAAGATCTTCAATCAG TGTTTTTTGGCTGAAATTCAGGACTATGAAATGCAGATGTCAGTCCACAGGCACAGATGAACCAAAAACAAAGATGAATTTATTTGATAATGCTAGCAACCTCCTCACTAATCTGTTGAGTGGTGGGAGAATTGGGTCAATGCCTATTGCAGAAGGGGCAGTGACTGACCTTTTCGACCGCCCACTTTTTTTCTCATTGTATGATTGGTTCCTAAAG TATGGATCAGTCTATGAACTTGCTTTTGGACCAAAGGCATTTGTTGTTGTATCAGATCCCATTGTTGCTCGGCATATTCTTCGTGAGAATGCATTTTCTTATGACAAG GGGGTCCTTGCTGAAATCTTGGAACCAATCATGGGAAAAGGGCTGATACCTGCTGACCTTGATACTTGGAAACAGAGAAGAAGAA TTATTGCCCCTGGATTCCACTCATCATACCTAGAAGCTATGGCTAAAGTATTCACTGAATGTGCTGATAGAACAATGTTGAAATTTGATAAGCTTATTGAACAAGAAGAGTCAGGAGGAGGGAAGCTAATTGAGTTGGATCTCGAGACAGAATTCTCAAATTTAGCACTAGATATTATTGGGCTTGGTGTTTTCAATTATGACTTCGGTTCCATCACAAAAGAGTCTCCAGTTATTAAG GCTGTGTATGGTACACTTTTTGAAGCTGAGCATCGTTCTACTTTCTACATCCCCTATTGGAATATCCCTTTGGCAAGATGGATAGTTCCTCGGCAGCGGAAGTTCCAAAGTGATCTGAAGGTCATTAATGATTGCCTTGATGGACTtataaaaaatgcaaaagagaCCAGGCAG GAAACAGATGTTGAGAAACTACAGCAAAGAGACTACTTAAATCTTAAG GATGCAAGTCTTTTGCGGTTTTTAGTTGATATGAGGGGTGTTGATGTCGATGATCGTCAG CTAAGAGATGACTTGATGACGATGCTGATTGCTGGACATGAAACAACTGCTGCCGTTCTTACGTGGGCTGTTTTCCtccttgcacaa CATCCAGTCAAAATGAAGAAAGCGCAGTCAGAGATTGATGCAGTGCTTGGTCAGGGAAGGACGACCTTCGAGTCTCTTAAAAAATTAGA ATATTTGCGACTTATTGTTGTGGAGTCATTGCGCTTGTATCCACAACCTCCATTGCTTATCAGACGTTCCCTTACATCAGATATACTACCAG GGGGCTATAATGGTGACAAGAATGGATACGAAATTCCAGCTGGCACTGATGTTTTTCTATCT GTATATAATCTTCATAGGTCACCATATTTCTGGGACAAACCTAATGAATTTGAACCCGAGAGGTTCCTAGTACAAAAGGAAAGTCAAGGCATTGAAGGCTGGGGAGGTTTTGATCCATCTAGAAGTCCTGGAGCATTATATCCAAATGAG ATTATATCAGACTTTGCTTTCTTGCCTTTTGGTGGGGGACCAAGAAAATGTGTCGGTGATCAATTTGCACTAATGGAGTCAACAATAGCATTGGCAATGTTGTTGCAAAAGTTTGATGTGGAACTGAAAGGGTCTCCTGAGGATGTAGAACTCGTTACGGGGGCAACTATTCACACGAAAACTGGCTTGTGGTGTAAATTAAAGAagagttcaaatatttga
- the LOC107004948 gene encoding cytochrome P450 97B2, chloroplastic-like isoform X2 has translation MATGFCSTNTCLVLNRRSDSIFRHFPSSNPTSWSTQKRSSIRTMKCRCQSTGTDEPKTKMNLFDNASNLLTNLLSGGRIGSMPIAEGAVTDLFDRPLFFSLYDWFLKYGSVYELAFGPKAFVVVSDPIVARHILRENAFSYDKGVLAEILEPIMGKGLIPADLDTWKQRRRIIAPGFHSSYLEAMAKVFTECADRTMLKFDKLIEQEESGGGKLIELDLETEFSNLALDIIGLGVFNYDFGSITKESPVIKAVYGTLFEAEHRSTFYIPYWNIPLARWIVPRQRKFQSDLKVINDCLDGLIKNAKETRQETDVEKLQQRDYLNLKDASLLRFLVDMRGVDVDDRQLRDDLMTMLIAGHETTAAVLTWAVFLLAQHPVKMKKAQSEIDAVLGQGRTTFESLKKLEYLRLIVVESLRLYPQPPLLIRRSLTSDILPGGYNGDKNGYEIPAGTDVFLSVYNLHRSPYFWDKPNEFEPERFLVQKESQGIEGWGGFDPSRSPGALYPNEIISDFAFLPFGGGPRKCVGDQFALMESTIALAMLLQKFDVELKGSPEDVELVTGATIHTKTGLWCKLKKSSNI, from the exons ATGGCAACTGGGTTTTGTAGCACCAACACCTGTCTTGTGTTGAATCGACGGAGTGACTCAATTTTCCGCcacttcccttcttctaatccaACTTCCTGGTCTACCCAAAAAAGATCTTCAATCAG GACTATGAAATGCAGATGTCAGTCCACAGGCACAGATGAACCAAAAACAAAGATGAATTTATTTGATAATGCTAGCAACCTCCTCACTAATCTGTTGAGTGGTGGGAGAATTGGGTCAATGCCTATTGCAGAAGGGGCAGTGACTGACCTTTTCGACCGCCCACTTTTTTTCTCATTGTATGATTGGTTCCTAAAG TATGGATCAGTCTATGAACTTGCTTTTGGACCAAAGGCATTTGTTGTTGTATCAGATCCCATTGTTGCTCGGCATATTCTTCGTGAGAATGCATTTTCTTATGACAAG GGGGTCCTTGCTGAAATCTTGGAACCAATCATGGGAAAAGGGCTGATACCTGCTGACCTTGATACTTGGAAACAGAGAAGAAGAA TTATTGCCCCTGGATTCCACTCATCATACCTAGAAGCTATGGCTAAAGTATTCACTGAATGTGCTGATAGAACAATGTTGAAATTTGATAAGCTTATTGAACAAGAAGAGTCAGGAGGAGGGAAGCTAATTGAGTTGGATCTCGAGACAGAATTCTCAAATTTAGCACTAGATATTATTGGGCTTGGTGTTTTCAATTATGACTTCGGTTCCATCACAAAAGAGTCTCCAGTTATTAAG GCTGTGTATGGTACACTTTTTGAAGCTGAGCATCGTTCTACTTTCTACATCCCCTATTGGAATATCCCTTTGGCAAGATGGATAGTTCCTCGGCAGCGGAAGTTCCAAAGTGATCTGAAGGTCATTAATGATTGCCTTGATGGACTtataaaaaatgcaaaagagaCCAGGCAG GAAACAGATGTTGAGAAACTACAGCAAAGAGACTACTTAAATCTTAAG GATGCAAGTCTTTTGCGGTTTTTAGTTGATATGAGGGGTGTTGATGTCGATGATCGTCAG CTAAGAGATGACTTGATGACGATGCTGATTGCTGGACATGAAACAACTGCTGCCGTTCTTACGTGGGCTGTTTTCCtccttgcacaa CATCCAGTCAAAATGAAGAAAGCGCAGTCAGAGATTGATGCAGTGCTTGGTCAGGGAAGGACGACCTTCGAGTCTCTTAAAAAATTAGA ATATTTGCGACTTATTGTTGTGGAGTCATTGCGCTTGTATCCACAACCTCCATTGCTTATCAGACGTTCCCTTACATCAGATATACTACCAG GGGGCTATAATGGTGACAAGAATGGATACGAAATTCCAGCTGGCACTGATGTTTTTCTATCT GTATATAATCTTCATAGGTCACCATATTTCTGGGACAAACCTAATGAATTTGAACCCGAGAGGTTCCTAGTACAAAAGGAAAGTCAAGGCATTGAAGGCTGGGGAGGTTTTGATCCATCTAGAAGTCCTGGAGCATTATATCCAAATGAG ATTATATCAGACTTTGCTTTCTTGCCTTTTGGTGGGGGACCAAGAAAATGTGTCGGTGATCAATTTGCACTAATGGAGTCAACAATAGCATTGGCAATGTTGTTGCAAAAGTTTGATGTGGAACTGAAAGGGTCTCCTGAGGATGTAGAACTCGTTACGGGGGCAACTATTCACACGAAAACTGGCTTGTGGTGTAAATTAAAGAagagttcaaatatttga